From the genome of Acidobacteriota bacterium:
AGGTATTATAAATGTCAAACGCAATTTCACCGGCAGCAATTAAAGCATTAAGAGAAAAGACCGGCGCAGGCATGATGGAATGTAAATCGGCGCTTACCGAAGCCGGAGGCAACGAAGAAAAAGCCATCGAGGTGTTGCGCAAACGCGGACTCGCCACGGCAGCGAAAAAATCGGGTCGCGCCGCCGCCGAAGGCTTAGTGGATTCTTACATTCACGCGGGCGGAAAAATCGGCGTGTTGGTTGAAATCAACTGCGAAACCGATTTCGTGGCGCGCGGCGAAGAGTTCCGCAATTTCGTTCATGATGTCGCCATGCACATCACGGCTTCGGAACCGCGCTTCGTCAGCAAAGAAGAGGTGCCCGAAGAGGTGTTGGTGAAAGAACGTGAAATCGCCCTCGCTGCCGCCAAAGCCGACCCGAAAAACGCCAACAAACCTGAACAGGTTTTTGAAAAAATCGTCGAAGGCAGAATCAATAAGTTCTATCAGGAAGCCTGTCTGCTCGAACAACCTTATGTCAAAGACCAGGACATCACGGTTGGCAATCTGGTGACGCAAATGACCCAAAAGACCGGCGAGAACGTCAAGATTCGCCGCTTTGTGCGTTTCAAAATGGGCGAAGGTCTCGAAAAGCGATCATCCGATTTGGGCGCCGAAGTGCAGGAGTTGCTCGGCGGCAACGAATAATTCAGGTTTCTTAAAAGCCTCTCCTCGTGAGAGGCTTTTTTTTGTAAGGTGAAACAAAAAGATGTCAGAATCAACACCCAGCCCCACAGCGATTTATAAACGAGTCCTGTTAAAAATTTCCGGTGAAGCCTTGATGGGCGACCGCGGCTACGGCATTGACCCGGATACCATTAACCGCATTGCTGGTGAAATCCGAGAAGTTCACGCGCTCAACGTTGAAGTTGCCATCGTCGTTGGCGGCGGCAATATCTTTCGCGGCGTGGCGCTTTCCACCAAAGGCATGGATAGAGCTTCTGCCGATTACATGGGAATGCTTGCGACCGTGATGAACTCGCTCGCGTTGCAGGACGCGCTCGAAAAACAGGCAGTTTTCACGCGGGTGATGACGGCGATTGAAATGCACCAGATTGCCGAACCCTTCATACGTCGCCGCGCCATTCGTCATGTGGAAAAAGGTCGCGTAGTAATTTTTGCCGCCGGCACCGGCAATCCCTATTTCACGACGGATTCTGCCGCCGCGCTTCGCGCTTTGGAAATTCGCGCCGATGCGATTTTGAAAGCTACGAAAGTTGATGGCATCTATACCGCAGACCCGACCAAAGACCCGACGGCGACCATGTTTGACCGCCTGACTTACATGGACGTCATTCAACGCGATTTGAAAGTGATGGATACCTCAGCCATCAGCTTGTGTCGTGAACGCAATTTGCCGATTCATGTTTTCAACCTTTATAAAGCGGGCAACATTGCGCGCGTCGTGAAGGGCGAAAAAATCGGCACGATTGTTTGCGCTTACGAATAAGTTTCGCAAAGCTTGCATTATTTACTGGCAAAATTCAAAATCTTAATCCTGAATTCAACCGTTGGAGATATTTATGGAAGCTAAAGACATCATCAATGATGCTCGCAAACGAATGGATAGCGCAGTTGAAGATGCACGCAAGAAACTGGCAGCCGTCCGCACCGGTCGCGCTTCGGTTAATTTACTCGACAACGTGACCATTGAATATTACGGTGCCACCATGCCGCTCAATCAGGTGGCGACGATTCACGCGCCCGAACCGACCATGCTCACGGTTGCGCCTTTCGACCCAACCCAACTGAACGGTATCGAAAAAGCCTTGCGCGCTTCGGATTTGGGACTCAATCCGTCAAATGACGGCAAATTGATTCGCGTGCCGATTCCGCCGCTCACCGAAGAACGCCGTAAACAGATGGTGAAAGTGGTTCACGAAGTCGCCGAAGAACATCGCACAGCTATTCGCAATGTGCGTCGCGATGCTAATGACCATTTGAAAAAGCTCTTAAAAGACAAAGCGATTTCTGAAGATAATGAGCGTGATGCGCTCGATCAGGTGCAAAAACTCACAGACCTGCACATCACCAAAATCAACGAAGTCGCCACCCAGAAAGAAAAAGACATTCTGACCGTTTAAGCGGTAAACCTTTTGCTGATTCATCACCTTCGCCAGGCAGAGGGACTTTTGCAGGTCTCTCTGCTTTTTCATTTTTTCACTCTCGACCCGGAAAGTTGCGAAAAATTTAACCGACTTGTTGCCCATCATTTTAACTTGGGGTTGCGCGACCAGCCGGTTTTCGCTCTAATACCAATGGTTCATTTCAGGAGCAGCCTGTGGGCTTCCTCCTCCGCTCCAGAGCAAAAACAGTTCCAGTCACGGCGCTAGTGGCGGTGGCTTGCCTATTCCACATAAGGCGGAAGATTGAAGATGAATCAATACGACCTCATTGTCATCGGTTCGGGACCGGCGGGACAGCGCGCCGCCATTCAAGGCGCAAAAATCGGGAAACGGGTCGCTCTGGTTGAAAAACGCGAAGTCGTCGGAGGTGCCTGCATCAATACCGGAACGATTCCCAGTAAAACCATGCGTGAAGCGGTCATGCATTTGTCCGGTTATAGCTATCACGGCATCTATGGAATGAATTATCGCGTGAAAGAAAAAATTACCGTCGGCGATCTCTCTTTCCGTGTTCAACAAGTCATTAAAACCGAAATCGACATTATCAACGCGCAACTATCGCGCAACGGTATTGATATGCTCACCGGCAGCGCGAGTTTTGTAGACCCACATCGTTTGCGGGTTGAAAATTCTCGCGGACAAGCTGAATACACCGCCGATTTCATTATCATTGCCACCGGCACGAAGCCCGCCGAATCCACCAAAGTCCCGATTAACGGCAGAAACATTATCAACAGTGACCAGATTTATTGTTTGCCGGAAATCCCTAAAACTTTAATCATCGTTGGCGGCGGCGTGATTGGCGTCGAATACGCTTCGATGTTCGCGGTGCTCGGGTCGCGGGTGATTCTCGTCGAAAAGCAGGGTCGGTTATTGAATTTTGCCGACCAGGAAATGATTGAGGCATTGTGTTATCACCTGCGCGACAACCGCGTGACCTTGCGCCTCAATGAAGAAGTGGAAAGCGTCGAAGAAAATCCTGATGGCACAGTGGTCGCCAATCTCAAAAGCAAGAAAAAAATATCCGGTGATGCGTTGCTGTATTCGGTCGGTCGACAAGGCAACACGGAAGATTTGCATCTCGCCGCCGCCGGACTTGAAGCGGACGAGCGCGGGCGCATCAGCGTCAATGAAAATTATCAAACCGCGCAAGCTCACCTTTATGCAGTGGGCGACATCATCGGCTTTCCGCAACTCGCGTCGGTTTCGATGGAACAGGGCAGGCTTTCGGTCGGTCACGCCTTTAATATCAAATTGCAAAGCGACCCGGCGAATTACCCTTATGGTATTTATGCGATTCCCGAAATTTCTTTCGTCGGCAAAACCGAAGAACAACTCACCGATGAAGACGTGCCCTATGAAGTCGGAGTCGCTTATTATCGCGAGATTGCGCGCGGGCAAATTCGCGGCGATACCACCGGACGTTTGAAAATTATTTTTCATCGTGAAACCAGAGAAATACTGGGCGTTCACATTATCGGCGAAGGCGCAGCCGAACTGTTGCACATCGGACAGGCGGTTATGACATTGCGCGGCACCGTCGATTATTTCGTCAACACCGTATTCAACTACCCGACGCTTGCCGAATGTTACAAAGCCGCCGCCTTTAACGGCATCAATAAACTGGCGCGCTTTGCCTGAGATTAGGCGTTCGCTTTTTTGAAGAGAGGTCAGCTTATGCCATTAGCGATTGGCGTTCTGGCAGCCGAAAATATTGTTGCCGGGCTTGTAGAGAATGACCAACTGGTCGGCTCGATTCATACCTATCCCGAAGCCAGTCATCGCAGAGATATATTTGAAGGTTTACCTACCGAAGACATCGTGCAGAAAATTTTCGAGCAAATCGAAGCGGTGCGCGGCGGGCAAGAGATTGCCGCCGTCGGTCTTGGATTTCCGGGTTTTATTCAAAACGATGTCGTACAAGAATGCCCGAACATTCCCCAGGTCAAAGGATATAATATTTGCGCCTTGCTCACAGCGGCTTTGCGTGACGCCAAGCTCAACACCAAGGTCTCGCTACTCAATGATGCGGATGCGATTGCCGCAGGCATCGCCGTCGAACAAGGCGAGGTTGGCAAATTGATTCGCATCTGGTTTTTAGGCAATGGCGTCGGTTGCGGACATTATCCGCTGATTGGAGAGGTCATGGAAGAAGGTCACATGGTTGTGACCCTCGACCCGAAAGAAAACTTTTGCGGCTGCGGCGGCATCGGTCACCTCGAAGGCATTATGGGCTATCGCGCCATGCGTCTCAGATTTTTAGACCTCGAACCTGAAGAAGTTTTCGCAGAAGCTCAGCAGGGCGATGAACGTTGCGTCGAGTTTGTAAAACTCTGGCATCGCGCGCTGGCGGCGGCAACCGCATCCAGCATTCATATGTATGGCGCGGGTAAATTTTATATTTCCGGTCCTAACGCAAAATTCGTGAGCGTCAATTTACTGCAAGAATATTTGTATGAAATGGTGAAGATGAGTTCGTTGCAGGGCAGTTCGTTTGAAACCGTCTCGACGACCGAAGAGATTGCCATCATCGGTGCAGCCCATAGCGCATTGCTGGCAAATGGTCAGGTTTGAATAGTAGCGGCGAAAGCGTAAAACGTTTTTTTTACCTTCAAATTGATGCCGAACGGCAAACTACAGTTTCAAAGCCTGGTGGAGATTTTTATTTGACGTTCAACTGATTGGCTTACTCAATAACAATTTTGCGCTCTGACTCGTTCAAATATTCGATATGAATTTTAATCGCCCCTTCGGGCACATAGCCTAAACGTTCAGCCCATTCAATCAACACAACCGCAGCAGGCTTTTCAAGAATTTCTTCCAGTCCAAGCCCGACGCACGCCTGTTCATCAAGCCTGTACAAATCAATATGAAAAAGCCGTAGCCGCCCTTCGTGTTCATTGATTAAGGTAAATGACGGACTCGTTACATCCACAGGGTCAATGCCAAGTCCCGCAGCCAAGCCTTTCGCAAAAACCGTTTTGCCTGCGCCGAGGTCGCCGCTTAGCAGAACAATCGCTCGCCGGTTAATTTGTTCGCCGAGGCGTTCGCCAAGCGCAAAAGTCTCTTCTTCGCCATGCGTGATGATTTCACCTGTGATATTCATTGGTCACTTGATAATAAACTTTTTGTTAATCGGCTGTCATACTGTAGGCTTGAAAAAATTCGTCAATCGACTGTCGGTTGAAAGGAGACGCTGCGAGTGATTAAACATCTCTTGGGAATCTATCTCCTGCTGGTATCCGTTGTTTGCATCATTTTGCCATCTACGCAAGGCGCGCATTTCATATCCGGGCAACGAAAGCCATCACCGAACCTGCGCTGCACTCAGGCGGCATTGGATTCAATCATCGAAATGCCCGAACTGGAATACGAGTGCATCGGTAACGAAGAAGACGATTTAAAAAGTTTGGAACGCCGCAAGGCAATGCAGGAATATTTGCAAGCGATTGAATCAAACTTCGCCGACAAAGCCTGGTGGGCGACATCGGTTGAACAGTTAAATGCCTGCGCCATTGCCAAAGAAGCGCGTGCCTTAACTAAAAGTGAAGGCGATGATTTCGAGATGAATATTCATTTGTATGGCGATGGACAAACGCGACTGGTTTCTGTCGTTGACCCTTGCATCCATTACAGCTACAGCACACTCAATACCTATATTTTAGAGCGCGTCGGTGAACAGGTTTTCGCCACTCAAATTTTAAACGCTTATTACACGCGCATTGACGCAGCACTAGCTTTGGATGTGGCTGAACATCAGGGTGAGCGATTGCTGTTTGTCACCACCAACACCTCAGATGGAATGATGCCGCCGGATTTATTTACGACCTTCAAGGTTTACACCATCAACTCACGCACGCATCGCGCCGTGCCGAAAAAAATTTTTAAAGAGAATAGCAAATTGACTAATGAATTCCGCTTTGACCAATATCTGTTTACCGGTAGAGACGCTCATTTAGCCAATCGCTGGCAACCGCCTAAAATCATTTTGAATAGAAGCCTTGCGCCGCGTTTTTATGTTTACACACCGCGCAAACATCGCCTCGTGCGCGAGACGTATATCTGGAAAGGTCGGTATTATGAATTTGCCGGATAAACGATGATTCAAATAATTCAATACCAGCTTTGGCAATCAATCTTTTATGATACATATGTCTTAATAAGACCCAGGTCGTTCAATGCGGAACATATAGCAGCCATAGCCCAGATTTCGCGCGTGCAGGTAAGCAATCTCTGAGTTCGTAAACATTTCGGCAATAACCTCTTCTACCTGTCGCGCTCTTACCGCTTGTGCATCAACAATCCGGTCTTCAGCGTTGTAGGCGCGAAGTACCACCTCTCTACGAGGAAATTCGGGCGGATAGTTATTTATATCCGCATAAGGCTCGCACGACCGCTCGTGAATAAAAACCGGTCCAACCTCTGCATAGGGCTGTCTGGATAGAAACGGTTGGTGCGCCATGAGAATGACCCCTTCATCCGGTTGCGACAGTTTGAGACAGACACGGCACTGGTGTCGTTCACCATCGCGGAGCACCGCTAGTAAATTATCAAAGACATCACGCTGCGACTCGCGTGCTTTAGTTGCTACCTCGGAGGGTATAGAAATGATTTTAAACTTGTCGTTGGTTGTCATAATGCATCAAGCATAGTCAGATGCAGGAAAAATGTCTGGCTGAAAACGGACACCTCATTTCAGTCGAGTGGGCGGTTAGAAGTTACTCGGTTCAACAGTCGCTTTTGCACTAAGCGAAGCCACTTTTTTATGCGCTGAATAACCGGTAGACTGGAACCGTAGAAAGGAATTTTTAATACCTGTTCCAACGGTTTAAAGCAGAAAGCAGAAAGCAACCCAAGATGATTATTCTCCAGACCGAGCGATTAAATTTGCGGCAACTGACGATTGATGATGGTGAGTTCATCGTTGAACTTCTCAATCAGCCTTCATTCATTCAAAACATCGGCGACCGGGGCGTGAGAACGCTGGATGATGCCCACCAGTATATTTTGACGGGGCCGGTGGCGAGTTACGAAAAATTTGGTTTCGGGCTATATCTCGTAGAGCTAAGAGAATCCGCCACTGCCATTGGGCTTTGCGGGCTTTTGAAGCGAGAAGCGCTGGACGATGTCGATATCGGTTATGCGTATCTGCCCGCGCATTGGGGAAAAGGTTACGCTTTTGAAGCGGCATCGGCAGTTTTAAATTACGGGAAAAATATGCATGGGTTAAATCGCGTTGTCGCGGTGGTCAGCCCTGATAATTACGGTTCAATCAAGGTGCTGGAAAAACTCGGATTGAAGTTTGAACGAATGGTGCAATTGGTCGACGGTGAAGCAGAGGTTAAATTGTTTGCCTGATGAATAAACAAATCAGTGAAGGTTTGTGGAATTCTCTAATGGAAAACCTTCCGTCCGCTTTTCACTGTGGAGAGCTATTCCCGGATCGGGAAATTCAATTTGATGAGTAAAGCGGTGGTTTTTCCGTATCAACCTTTTCTATTCACCAAATCTTTCTGTATCAATTTTCTACTCATCCCTGCAAAA
Proteins encoded in this window:
- the tsf gene encoding translation elongation factor Ts, which translates into the protein MSNAISPAAIKALREKTGAGMMECKSALTEAGGNEEKAIEVLRKRGLATAAKKSGRAAAEGLVDSYIHAGGKIGVLVEINCETDFVARGEEFRNFVHDVAMHITASEPRFVSKEEVPEEVLVKEREIALAAAKADPKNANKPEQVFEKIVEGRINKFYQEACLLEQPYVKDQDITVGNLVTQMTQKTGENVKIRRFVRFKMGEGLEKRSSDLGAEVQELLGGNE
- the pyrH gene encoding UMP kinase, with amino-acid sequence MSESTPSPTAIYKRVLLKISGEALMGDRGYGIDPDTINRIAGEIREVHALNVEVAIVVGGGNIFRGVALSTKGMDRASADYMGMLATVMNSLALQDALEKQAVFTRVMTAIEMHQIAEPFIRRRAIRHVEKGRVVIFAAGTGNPYFTTDSAAALRALEIRADAILKATKVDGIYTADPTKDPTATMFDRLTYMDVIQRDLKVMDTSAISLCRERNLPIHVFNLYKAGNIARVVKGEKIGTIVCAYE
- the frr gene encoding ribosome recycling factor; this translates as MEAKDIINDARKRMDSAVEDARKKLAAVRTGRASVNLLDNVTIEYYGATMPLNQVATIHAPEPTMLTVAPFDPTQLNGIEKALRASDLGLNPSNDGKLIRVPIPPLTEERRKQMVKVVHEVAEEHRTAIRNVRRDANDHLKKLLKDKAISEDNERDALDQVQKLTDLHITKINEVATQKEKDILTV
- the sthA gene encoding Si-specific NAD(P)(+) transhydrogenase, which gives rise to MNQYDLIVIGSGPAGQRAAIQGAKIGKRVALVEKREVVGGACINTGTIPSKTMREAVMHLSGYSYHGIYGMNYRVKEKITVGDLSFRVQQVIKTEIDIINAQLSRNGIDMLTGSASFVDPHRLRVENSRGQAEYTADFIIIATGTKPAESTKVPINGRNIINSDQIYCLPEIPKTLIIVGGGVIGVEYASMFAVLGSRVILVEKQGRLLNFADQEMIEALCYHLRDNRVTLRLNEEVESVEENPDGTVVANLKSKKKISGDALLYSVGRQGNTEDLHLAAAGLEADERGRISVNENYQTAQAHLYAVGDIIGFPQLASVSMEQGRLSVGHAFNIKLQSDPANYPYGIYAIPEISFVGKTEEQLTDEDVPYEVGVAYYREIARGQIRGDTTGRLKIIFHRETREILGVHIIGEGAAELLHIGQAVMTLRGTVDYFVNTVFNYPTLAECYKAAAFNGINKLARFA
- a CDS encoding ROK family protein, translating into MPLAIGVLAAENIVAGLVENDQLVGSIHTYPEASHRRDIFEGLPTEDIVQKIFEQIEAVRGGQEIAAVGLGFPGFIQNDVVQECPNIPQVKGYNICALLTAALRDAKLNTKVSLLNDADAIAAGIAVEQGEVGKLIRIWFLGNGVGCGHYPLIGEVMEEGHMVVTLDPKENFCGCGGIGHLEGIMGYRAMRLRFLDLEPEEVFAEAQQGDERCVEFVKLWHRALAAATASSIHMYGAGKFYISGPNAKFVSVNLLQEYLYEMVKMSSLQGSSFETVSTTEEIAIIGAAHSALLANGQV
- the tsaE gene encoding tRNA (adenosine(37)-N6)-threonylcarbamoyltransferase complex ATPase subunit type 1 TsaE; translated protein: MNITGEIITHGEEETFALGERLGEQINRRAIVLLSGDLGAGKTVFAKGLAAGLGIDPVDVTSPSFTLINEHEGRLRLFHIDLYRLDEQACVGLGLEEILEKPAAVVLIEWAERLGYVPEGAIKIHIEYLNESERKIVIE
- a CDS encoding DUF1203 domain-containing protein, which gives rise to MTTNDKFKIISIPSEVATKARESQRDVFDNLLAVLRDGERHQCRVCLKLSQPDEGVILMAHQPFLSRQPYAEVGPVFIHERSCEPYADINNYPPEFPRREVVLRAYNAEDRIVDAQAVRARQVEEVIAEMFTNSEIAYLHARNLGYGCYMFRIERPGSY
- a CDS encoding GNAT family N-acetyltransferase, translating into MIILQTERLNLRQLTIDDGEFIVELLNQPSFIQNIGDRGVRTLDDAHQYILTGPVASYEKFGFGLYLVELRESATAIGLCGLLKREALDDVDIGYAYLPAHWGKGYAFEAASAVLNYGKNMHGLNRVVAVVSPDNYGSIKVLEKLGLKFERMVQLVDGEAEVKLFA